A region from the Triticum urartu cultivar G1812 chromosome 1, Tu2.1, whole genome shotgun sequence genome encodes:
- the LOC125526421 gene encoding lipoprotein NlpI, translating to MASTSSFLRSPASFQPATGACGHVRWAQPLAPPKPHRSPHPPAATPGVPRRLLLPAAAGIWDFLSGGAAGAAGAAAAPLAVRRGMQLFQQGDVAGSVAEFDRAIELDPRQKAYLWQRGLSLYYLDRFEEAAEQFRLDVAANPNDTEESIWCFLCEAQLYGVEEARKRFLEVGLDRRPVMREAYALFKDGGDPEKLASNFSTSPGGELFYASLYAGLYYESQKDADLAKSHIVAACKTPYGSRSGDYMASLAVVHCQCRNWTLEG from the exons ATGGCATCCACTTCTTCCTTCCTCCGTTCTCCGGCCTCCTTCCAGCCGGCCACCGGAGCCTGCGGCCACGTCCGCTGGGCCCAGCCGTTGGCACCCCCCAAACCGCACCGCTCGCCACACCCGCCGGCGGCCACGCCCGGGGTGCCGCGCAGGCTCCTCCTGCCGGCGGCCGCTGGCATCTGGGACTTCCTCTCCGGCGGTGCGGCCGGTGCGGCCGGTGCAGCTGCCGCGCCCCTTGCCGTCCGGCGAGGTATGCAGCTCTTCCAGCAG GGAGACGTGGCTGGGTCAGTGGCGGAGTTCGATCGCGCGATCGAGCTGGATCCGCGGCAGAAAGCAT ATCTCTGGCAGAGGGGACTGTCGCTGTATTACCTCGACAG GTTCGAGGAGGCCGCCGAGCAGTTCAGGCTGGACGTTGCTGCCAACCCCAATGACACCGAGGAGTCGATATGGTGTTTCCTGTGTGAAGCTCAGCTGTATGGGGTGGAGGAAGCAAGGAAGCGCTTCTTGGAG GTCGGTTTGGATCGAAGACCTGTGATGCGTGAAGCTTATGCCTTGTTCAAAGATGGTGGGGACCCTGAAAAG TTAGCTTCAAACTTTTCTACTAGTCCTGGTGGTGAACTCTTCTATGCATCATTATATGCTGGACTTTACTATGAATCTCAG AAGGACGCAGACTTGGCAAAATCGCATATTGTTGCTGCATGCAAGACACCTTATGGATCAAG GTCTGGTGATTACATGGCTTCCCTTGCAGTGGTTCATTGTCAGTGCCGCAACTGGACTCTGGAGGGATAG
- the LOC125526445 gene encoding RGG repeats nuclear RNA binding protein A-like, whose translation MATMNPFDLLGDDEGDDPTQLLAKAAALAQKAEAKKAAAPPAAGKGGAKTVANLPTKPPPPGQAGNDSRGGGPPSRGGYGRGERGSGRGGRGGYGQNRDYGSEDTNGYRGGYGARTGGEEGAQDRERAPRQPYQGGGRRGGYREGEFGDDSERPPRRNYERHSGTGRGYEIKREGAGRGNWGTTSDEFVAQETEALKQDEKAPAPEKQGAPEDAPQADENKPTKDGATVVEEEKEEDNEMTLDEFEKVMEEKRKALAALKKSEERKVEIDKDLQAMQLLSTKKGNDEVFIKLGADKEALKKKENAEREERAKKSVSINEFLKPAEGERFYGGRGRGGRGRGDRGGFRGGFGGGGYHGPPPAPAIQDQNQFPTLGGK comes from the exons ATGGCGACCATGAACCCCTTTGACCTCCTCGGCGACGACGAGGGCGACGACCCCACGCAGCTCCTGGCCAAGGCGGCCGCCCTGGCGCAGAAGGCCGAGGCCAAGaaggccgccgcgccgcccgccgccggcAAGGGCGGCGCGAAGACGGTCGCCAATCTGCCCACCAAGCCGCCTCCGCCTGGTCAGGCTG GCAATGACTCCCGAGGTGGTGGTCCACCCTCTCGTGGAGGATATGGTCGCGGTGAACGTGGCTCAGGCAGAGGTGGCCGAGGAGGGTACGGTCAGAATCGCGACTACGGCAGTGAAGACACAAATGGCTACAGGGGAGGTTATGGTGCCAGAACTGGAGGTGAGGAAGGCGCCCAGGACAGAGAGAGGGCCCCTCGGCAACCCTACCAGGGGGGAGGCCGTCGTGGTGGGTATCGTGAAGGCGAGTTTGGTGATGATTCTGAGAGGCCACCTCGAAGGAACTATGAGCGCCATAGCGGCACAGGCCGTGGGTATGAGATAAAACGCGAGGGTGCTGGCCGTGGGAACTGGGGAACTACCTCTGATGAATTTGTCGCCCA GGAAACTGAGGCCCTGAAGCAGGATGAGAAGGCCCCTGCACCTGAGAAGCAGGGCGCACCGGAGGATGCACCACAGGCAGATGAGAACAAGCCCACCAAAGATGGCGCCACAGTTGtggaagaagaaaaggaagaggataAT GAGATGACTCTTGATGAATTTGAGAAAGTAATGGAGGAGAAGAGGAAAGCACTTGCTGCTTTGAAGAAGTCTGAAGAGAGGAAGGTTGAAATTGATAAGGATCTGCAGGCTATGCAACTACTTTCCACCAAGAAAGGAAATGATGAAGTTTTCATCAAACTG GGTGCTGATAAGGAGGCTTTGAAGAAGAAAGAGAATGCTGAACGTGAAGAGCGTGCTAAGAAG TCTGTGAGCATCAATGAGTTCCTGAAGCCTGCTGAAGGAGAGAGGTTCTATGGTGGCCGTGGCCGTGGCGGCAGGGGCCGTGGAGACCGCGGAGGCTTCAGAGGCGGATTTGGTGGTGGGGGCTATCACGGCCCACCCCCTGCTCCGGCAATTCAGGACCAGAACCAGTTCCCAACCCTCGGTGGGAAGTGA
- the LOC125526433 gene encoding uncharacterized protein LOC125526433, with protein sequence MPPPAPRRLLLLPLLAVLLGGTASAFSIPAAAAAAAELTVASHPAASLRLPPAEPLAGDGRGPFCTRVHLRGRASRFRDPSRFFHALRLRANASRPDALELCFHRNATIGPCKCAASQWHKVPKSGLWAQSLSPYDHRILDFRMPADPSRSVVVSTEEEFLLHRVVFLVLGMVLMALAHTLSQSLVFYYGGAMTIGIFLVVLIILFQGMKLLPTGRKSSLAIFAYSSVVGMTTYFLHYLSGLLRSILVEMGIAEDMHNPLGIFLLVCVILAGAWFGFWGVRKLVLTEEGSVDAGVAYFVEWAILIVSAVLILQSSLDYLLAFAALVFCIIIKTVSRIEGMPRLIRHLSSGVSKGITRGLSRYEDLGGYSNTNGTHQDGFSKLHGEYLKHTPRRNSPLSGSQKKTTSQVLDRDSYYSTYHTTPERRKFTKEEYEAFTKEETRKGMQQLLSSPDFNRWALANADRISVTPAGRSSSSQERHRFFGLF encoded by the exons atgccgccgccggcgccgcgccgtctcctcctcctccccctactCGCCGTCCTCCTCGGCGGCACCGCCAGCGCCTTCTccatccccgccgccgccgccgccgccgccgagctaACAG TCGCCTCGCACCCGGCGGCCTCCCTCCGCCTCCCGCCGGCGGAACCCCTCGCCGGGGACGGCCGCGGCCCCTTCTGCACGCGCGTCCACCTCCGCGGCCGCGCCTCCCGCTTCCGCGACCCGTCCCGCTTCTTCCACGCCCTGCGGCTCCGCGCCAACGCCTCCCGCCCCGACGCCCTCGAGCTCTGCTTTCACCG AAATGCCACGATTGGTCCGTGCAAGTGCGCCGCGTCGCAGTGGCACAAGGTGCCCAAGAGCGGGCTCTGGGCGCAGTCCCTCTCGCCGTACGACCACCGGATCCTCGACTTCCGGATGCCCGCGGACCCTTCGAGATCCGTTGTGGTGTCCACGGAGGAAG AGTTCTTGCTCCACAGGGTGGTGTTCCTGGTGTTGGGGATGGTGCTGATGGCTCTGGCGCACACGCTTAGCCAGTCACTGGTGTTCTACTATGGTGGCGCCATGACGATCGGCATTTTCCTTGTGGTGCTGATTATACTCTTTCAG GGAATGAAGCTTTTGCCTACTGGCAGAAAGAGTTCGCTTGCTATTTTCGCGTACTCTTCAGTT GTTGGCATGACAACATATTTTCTGCACTATTTGTCGGGACTGCTGCGTTCAATTCTTGTGGAAATGGGAATCGCTGAAGACATGCATAATCCT CTAGGTATATTCCTTCTCGTTTGCGTCATCCTAGCTGGAGCCTGGTTTGGTTTCTGGGGTGTCCGTAAACTTGTTCTAACGGAAGAAGGATCTGTTGATGCTGGCGTGGCCTATTTCGTCGAGTGGGCTATCTTGATTGTTTCTGCTGTCTTGATCCTCCAG AGTTCTCTGGACTATCTCCTTGCATTtgcagctttagtcttttgcatAATCATCAAGACAGTTTCAAGGATTGAAGGGATGCCACGACTTATACGCCATTTATCAAG TGGAGTTTCCAAGGGAATCACACGTGGCCTCTCCCGTTATGAAGATTTGGGAGGGTATTCCAACACGAATGGAACTCACCAAGATGGGTTCAGCAAGCTTCATGGTGAATACCTGAAACATACACCAAGAAGAAATTCACCTCTTTCAG GCTCACAGAAGAAAACAACGTCACAAGTTCTTGATAGGGACAGCTACTATTCGACCTACCACACTACCCCAGAGAGGAGAAAGTTTACGAAAGAGGAATACGAAGCATTCACCAAAGAAGAGACAAGAAAGGGTATGCAACAGTTACTCTCCTCGCCGGATTTCAACAGGTGGGCGCTTGCCAATGCGGACAGGATATCAGTGACTCCAGCAGGACGCAGCAGCAGCAGCCAGGAGCGACATCGTTTCTTTGGACTGTTTTAA